In Miscanthus floridulus cultivar M001 chromosome 5, ASM1932011v1, whole genome shotgun sequence, one genomic interval encodes:
- the LOC136452747 gene encoding probable E3 ubiquitin-protein ligase HIP1: MVGRGGRGADGERSHRDRERPCLSRRASVQEQISSSFMDSPPPPHLDAPFFGADLIPSGRLRRMRGYRHSPGGLEEEIMMFQTRVLLGGMNMYDRYQDWRLDVDNMTYEELLELGDKIGYVNTGLREDEITRNLRKVKHPSFSSFRFATEMERKCSICQEEFEANEEMGRLDCGHSYHVYCIKQWLSQKNTCPVCKTAVSKN; the protein is encoded by the exons ATGGTTGGGAGGGGCGGCCGCGGCGCCGACGGGGAGAGGTCCCACAGAGACAGAGAG CGGCCGTGCCTGTCCCGGAGGGCGTCCGTGCAGGAGCAGATATCCTCGTCCTTCATggactcgccgccgccgccgcacctcgACGCCCCCTTCTTCGGCGCGGATCTCATCCCCTCCGGCCGTCTCCGCCGGATGCGCGGGTACCGCCACTCCCCCGGAGGTCTCGAGGAAGAG ATAATGATGTTTCAGACAAGAGTGTTGCTGGGAGGAATGAACATGTACGATCGCTACCAGGATTGGCGCCTTGACGTTGATAACATGACATACGAG GAGTTGCTCGAGCTTGGAGACAAAATTGGATACGTCAACACAGGGTTACGCGAGGACGAGATTACTCGCAACCTTAGGAAGGTCAAGCACCCATCCTTTAGTTCTTTCCGGTTCGCAACAGAAATGGAAAGGAAATGCAGTATTTGCCAA GAAGAATTTGAAGCAAATGAAGAGATGGGAAGGCTAGACTGTGGCCATAGCTACCATGTGTACTGCATCAAGCAGTGGCTCTCTCAGAAGAACACTTGCCCAGTTTGCAAGACTGCCGTTAGCAAGAATTGA